Proteins encoded in a region of the Halostella limicola genome:
- the fer gene encoding ferredoxin Fer produces MSSPYEILSVDPDADEEEIRRAYRRRAKETHPDQGGSVREFQLVKAAYEEIAEGNVDEELSAADRDFRTEAVDDSDEPEKTRVEYLNFQVLDDYGWGLDDDDLFEKASAADLDSADYGRFLVEPRETLLEAAENRGFSWPYSCRGGACANCAVAVVEGELSMPVDHILPPEMMDRGLRLSCNGVPTSDEMKVVYNVKHLPCLEDLRLPPRNFEGASLTD; encoded by the coding sequence GTGTCGTCCCCGTACGAGATTCTATCGGTAGACCCAGATGCCGACGAGGAGGAGATACGGCGGGCCTACAGGCGCCGGGCGAAGGAGACCCACCCGGACCAGGGCGGGTCCGTCAGGGAGTTCCAGCTCGTCAAGGCCGCGTACGAGGAGATCGCCGAGGGGAACGTGGACGAGGAGCTGTCGGCCGCCGACCGCGACTTCCGGACCGAGGCCGTCGACGACTCGGACGAGCCCGAGAAGACCCGCGTCGAGTACCTCAACTTCCAGGTGCTCGACGACTACGGGTGGGGGCTCGACGACGACGACCTGTTCGAGAAGGCGTCCGCGGCGGACCTCGACTCGGCGGACTACGGCCGGTTCCTGGTGGAACCCCGGGAGACCCTCCTCGAAGCCGCCGAGAACCGCGGGTTCTCGTGGCCCTACTCCTGTCGGGGCGGGGCCTGCGCGAACTGTGCCGTCGCGGTCGTCGAGGGCGAACTGTCGATGCCCGTCGACCACATCCTCCCGCCGGAGATGATGGACCGCGGGCTCCGGCTCTCCTGCAACGGCGTGCCGACCAGCGACGAGATGAAGGTCGTCTACAACGTGAAACACCTGCCCTGCCTCGAAGACCTGCGACTGCCGCCGCGCAACTTCGAGGGGGCGAGCCTCACGGACTGA
- a CDS encoding PPC domain-containing DNA-binding protein: protein MQYRDVETTGEYLARLDNGADWRGEIESLAAEVDADAAWFTAMGAVQDAEIWFYDQDEYEYEPVEFDEPLEVASCVGNVAWLDGDRFAHTHAVLSRDDGETLAGHLNAGTVFAGEVHMRTFDTTLEREHDETTDLDLWL from the coding sequence ATGCAATACCGCGACGTCGAAACCACGGGGGAGTATCTCGCTCGGCTCGACAACGGCGCCGACTGGCGCGGGGAGATCGAGTCGCTCGCCGCGGAGGTCGACGCCGACGCCGCCTGGTTCACCGCGATGGGCGCCGTCCAGGACGCGGAGATCTGGTTCTACGACCAGGACGAGTACGAGTACGAGCCCGTCGAGTTCGACGAACCGCTCGAAGTCGCCTCCTGCGTCGGGAACGTCGCCTGGTTAGACGGTGACCGGTTCGCCCACACACACGCTGTCCTCTCGCGGGACGACGGCGAGACGCTCGCGGGGCACCTGAACGCCGGGACGGTGTTCGCGGGCGAGGTGCATATGCGGACGTTCGACACGACGCTCGAACGGGAACACGACGAGACCACCGACCTGGACCTCTGGTTATAG
- a CDS encoding DUF7556 family protein, whose product MATDASGPNDGLRDDGEVIAAVDGDGTDQEYVIADISEDEAWLSVRVDDAPTLPAWR is encoded by the coding sequence ATGGCGACGGATGCGTCAGGCCCGAACGACGGACTACGCGACGACGGCGAAGTTATCGCCGCCGTCGACGGCGACGGCACGGACCAGGAGTACGTCATCGCCGACATCAGCGAGGACGAGGCCTGGCTCTCGGTGCGAGTAGACGACGCCCCGACGCTTCCGGCCTGGCGATAG
- a CDS encoding NAD(P)/FAD-dependent oxidoreductase yields the protein MSDADALVVGGGVIGCAVARALARDREVRLLERDRIAAGATGRAAGEVTMTPAYSDLPSVAAHANAFFRDYGGADFVERPSLELVPPAREDEARRRVDRLADDEVPVAFLAPERVEDRYPRLSLAAFAGAVRYGETGFLDADAFTAALAADARERGATVETGVTVSEVLVEDGRVVGAATDDGERRAPTVVVAAGWRTEPLLRDVLRLPIRPYRTQCVRVSLGRPLDGEFPMGWVPGDGVYLRPTPDGGLLVVGGAVAVGSPAEAPHEVDSAEANHDADPAFRDRVLERLPRFLRDAADARIVDHWAGVDGATPDTRPIVDAPADAPEGLVAATGFHGRGVMTAPVAATAVRAVTTGGSAPFPLVAFALDRFESRSRAFPFYGIEEAE from the coding sequence ATGAGCGACGCCGACGCGCTGGTCGTGGGGGGCGGAGTGATCGGCTGCGCGGTCGCGCGAGCGCTGGCGCGGGACCGCGAGGTCCGGCTCCTCGAACGCGACCGGATCGCCGCCGGCGCGACCGGGCGGGCCGCCGGCGAGGTGACGATGACGCCGGCGTACTCCGACCTGCCGAGCGTCGCGGCGCACGCGAACGCCTTCTTCCGCGACTACGGTGGCGCGGACTTCGTCGAGCGACCCAGCCTCGAACTCGTGCCGCCGGCGCGGGAGGACGAGGCGCGGCGGCGGGTCGACCGCCTCGCCGATGACGAGGTCCCGGTCGCCTTCCTCGCCCCGGAGCGCGTCGAGGACCGCTACCCTCGCCTCTCGCTCGCCGCGTTCGCCGGCGCGGTGCGCTACGGCGAGACGGGCTTTCTCGACGCCGACGCGTTCACCGCCGCGCTGGCGGCCGACGCACGGGAGCGCGGCGCGACGGTGGAGACGGGCGTAACCGTCTCCGAGGTACTCGTCGAGGACGGACGGGTCGTCGGCGCGGCGACCGACGACGGGGAACGCCGTGCTCCCACCGTCGTCGTCGCTGCGGGGTGGCGGACGGAGCCGCTCCTCCGCGACGTGCTTCGCCTGCCGATCCGCCCGTATCGGACTCAGTGCGTCCGCGTCTCGCTCGGCCGCCCTCTCGACGGCGAGTTCCCGATGGGGTGGGTTCCCGGCGACGGGGTCTACCTCCGGCCGACGCCGGATGGTGGCTTGCTCGTCGTCGGCGGGGCCGTCGCCGTCGGCAGCCCTGCAGAAGCACCCCACGAGGTCGATTCCGCAGAAGCGAACCACGATGCCGACCCCGCGTTCCGCGATCGCGTTCTCGAACGGCTGCCGCGGTTCCTCCGAGACGCGGCGGACGCCCGGATCGTCGACCACTGGGCCGGGGTCGACGGCGCGACGCCCGACACGCGGCCGATCGTCGACGCGCCCGCCGACGCTCCCGAGGGGCTGGTCGCCGCGACGGGGTTCCACGGGCGGGGCGTGATGACCGCGCCCGTCGCCGCGACCGCGGTCCGGGCGGTCACGACCGGCGGATCGGCGCCGTTTCCGCTGGTCGCGTTCGCGCTCGACCGGTTCGAGTCCCGCTCGCGGGCGTTCCCGTTCTATGGCATCGAAGAAGCGGAGTAG
- a CDS encoding DNA polymerase II large subunit, with protein MRPEDERYFERLERGLDDAFEVARAAREQGRDPETEVEIPVAKDMADRVENILGIDGVAERVRELEGEMSREEAALELAKDFAEGRVGDYETKAGKVEGAVRTAVALLTEGVVAAPIEGIDRVELLENDDGTEFVNVYYAGPIRSAGGTAQALSVLVADYTRALIGVDEYRARDDEIERYAEEVSLYDSETGLQYSPKDKETKFIAKHVPIMLDGEATGDEEVSGFRDLDRVDTNNPRGGMCLVLAEGIALKAPKIQRYTRNLDEVDWPWLQDLIDGTIGEDGGGESDDGDDGDEASEGGDEDGETDADGEADEPDGPPRVDESWKFLRDLIAGRPVFSHPSETGGFRLRYGRARNHGFATAGVHPATMHLVDDFLATGTQIKTERPGKAAGVVPVDSIEGPTVRLANGDVRRIDDPEEALEIRNGVEKILDLGEYLVNYGEFVENNHPLAPASYAVEWWIQEFEATDADVQAMADSVRVDLDDPDPEGAIEWATEYDAPLHPNYTYLWHDLTVEQFAALADAVAAGEVVDGELLVEHDDATREALESLIVEHRQGSDAIAVPEWLPLVRSLGLTADLERTWDDLSADAREWPNAMKAVNEVAPFAVRERAPTRIGNRMGRPEKSESRELSPAVHTLFPIGEAGGSQRDVAAAGSHAESMEDTPGEVEVEIGNRECPGCGNETFRPKCPDCGAHTEPHYRCPDCEQDLEPDEAGRVHCSRCEIDGTSVESRVIDVHAEYREALERVGERENAFDILKGVKGLSSTNKTPEAIDKGILRSKHGVSAFKDGTVRYDMTDLPVTAVRPEELDVSVDQFRQLGYEEDIHGDPLRHDDQLVELKVQDVVLSDGAAEHLLKTADFVDDLLSQFYGLDPYYELDERDDLVGELVFGMAPHTSAAVVGRVIGFTSAAVGYAHPFFHASKRRNCFHPETKVWYEDEEGEWYYKSIQSLVEDRLDDPEEDDFGTLVRELDGDVHVPSVDEDGTLRRKRVEAVSKHPSPDHLVEIETRSGREISLTPDHDVHVFDGDGIASKRASELSEDDSVVKPSHLDSIEPAETPPVFDLLAECLEVGEIEPDRLMVHGLGKDRLYDLFEEAFADQWDGQFYPLYSTAERLGINKKTLSNYLYRESIPVSVISECFDSTSELLEWVPDDVELGMKRDSTTIDRRIEVNERVATLLGYYAGEGFARVQDTPKGAIHQTTICGTESEARQFFEHVIAEEFGVEPYRENHAKITASGRLLRVFFDTTLSAGVTADSKRVPQCIFDAPDEIVAAYLRGYFSGDGSVASNALEVSATTVSRELKEDLVALLTRLGITARVDERDPVRLCEKFPDSYEIDDESLSARRYVLRISTDDAVAYSNRVGFHLSRKSDLLKAQVDDIATRGRRVFDGGDGDYLAEPIASVDVVESDVDHTYCLTVEDTHSLVANDLSQKQCDGDEDCVMLLLDGLLNFSKSYLPDQRGGQMDAPLVMSSRIDPSEIDDEAHNMDVVSRYPKEFYEATREMADPEAVDVEIAEDTLGTDEEYAGFEHTHDTTDLAMGPDLSAYKTLGSMMDKMDAQLELSRKLRAVDETDVAERVIEFHFLPDLIGNLRAFSRQETRCLDCGEKYRRVPLSGDCRECGGDVTLTVHEGSVNKYMDTAIQVAEEYGTRDYTKQRLEVLEKSLESIFVNDKNKQTGIADFM; from the coding sequence ATGCGGCCCGAAGACGAACGGTACTTCGAACGGCTCGAACGCGGCCTCGACGACGCCTTCGAGGTCGCCCGCGCGGCCCGCGAGCAGGGCCGCGACCCCGAGACCGAGGTCGAGATCCCGGTCGCGAAGGACATGGCCGACCGGGTCGAGAACATCCTCGGGATCGACGGCGTGGCCGAGCGCGTCCGCGAGCTCGAAGGGGAGATGAGCCGCGAGGAGGCCGCGCTCGAACTCGCGAAGGACTTCGCGGAGGGGCGGGTCGGCGACTACGAGACGAAGGCCGGCAAGGTCGAGGGCGCGGTCCGCACCGCCGTCGCTCTGCTCACCGAGGGCGTCGTCGCGGCGCCCATCGAGGGGATCGACCGGGTCGAACTCCTGGAGAACGACGACGGCACCGAGTTCGTCAACGTCTACTACGCCGGTCCGATCCGCTCCGCGGGCGGGACGGCGCAGGCGCTGTCCGTGCTGGTCGCCGACTACACCCGCGCGCTCATCGGCGTCGACGAGTACAGGGCCCGCGACGACGAGATCGAGCGCTACGCCGAGGAGGTGTCGCTGTACGACAGCGAGACGGGCCTCCAGTACTCGCCGAAGGACAAGGAGACGAAGTTCATCGCGAAGCACGTCCCCATCATGCTGGACGGGGAGGCGACCGGCGACGAGGAGGTCTCCGGCTTCCGCGACCTCGACCGCGTCGACACCAACAACCCCCGCGGCGGCATGTGTCTCGTCCTCGCCGAGGGGATCGCGCTCAAGGCCCCGAAGATCCAGCGCTACACCCGCAACCTCGACGAGGTCGACTGGCCCTGGCTCCAGGACCTCATCGACGGGACCATCGGCGAGGACGGCGGCGGGGAGAGCGACGACGGTGACGACGGCGACGAGGCGAGCGAGGGCGGGGACGAGGACGGCGAGACCGACGCGGACGGGGAGGCCGACGAACCGGACGGCCCGCCCCGCGTCGACGAGTCCTGGAAGTTCCTCCGCGATCTCATCGCCGGCCGCCCCGTCTTCTCGCACCCGAGCGAGACGGGGGGCTTTCGCCTGCGGTACGGCCGCGCCCGCAACCACGGGTTCGCGACGGCGGGCGTCCACCCCGCGACGATGCACCTCGTCGACGACTTCCTCGCGACCGGCACGCAGATCAAGACCGAGCGCCCCGGCAAGGCGGCGGGCGTCGTCCCCGTCGACTCCATCGAGGGGCCGACGGTCCGCCTCGCCAACGGCGACGTGCGTCGGATCGACGACCCCGAGGAGGCCCTCGAAATACGGAACGGCGTCGAGAAGATCCTCGACCTCGGCGAGTACCTCGTCAACTACGGCGAGTTCGTCGAGAACAACCACCCGCTCGCCCCCGCGTCCTACGCCGTCGAGTGGTGGATCCAGGAGTTCGAGGCGACCGACGCCGACGTGCAGGCGATGGCCGACTCCGTCCGCGTCGACCTCGACGACCCCGACCCCGAGGGGGCGATCGAGTGGGCGACCGAGTACGACGCGCCGCTGCACCCGAACTACACCTACCTCTGGCACGACCTCACCGTCGAGCAGTTCGCGGCGCTCGCCGACGCCGTCGCCGCCGGGGAGGTCGTCGACGGGGAGTTGCTGGTCGAGCACGACGACGCCACCCGCGAGGCGCTGGAGTCCCTGATCGTCGAGCACCGCCAGGGCTCCGACGCCATTGCAGTGCCCGAGTGGCTCCCGCTCGTCCGTTCGCTCGGGCTCACCGCCGATCTGGAGCGCACCTGGGACGACCTCTCGGCCGACGCCCGCGAGTGGCCCAACGCGATGAAGGCGGTCAATGAGGTCGCGCCGTTCGCTGTCCGCGAACGCGCGCCCACGCGGATCGGGAACCGGATGGGCCGCCCCGAGAAGTCCGAGTCCCGCGAACTCAGCCCCGCGGTCCACACCCTCTTCCCCATCGGCGAGGCAGGCGGCAGCCAGCGCGACGTCGCCGCCGCCGGGAGCCACGCCGAGAGCATGGAGGACACGCCCGGCGAGGTCGAGGTGGAGATCGGGAACCGGGAGTGTCCCGGCTGCGGGAACGAGACGTTCAGACCGAAATGCCCGGACTGCGGGGCCCACACCGAGCCCCACTACCGGTGTCCCGACTGCGAGCAGGACCTCGAACCCGACGAGGCGGGCCGGGTCCACTGCTCGCGCTGCGAGATCGACGGCACCTCCGTCGAGTCTCGCGTCATCGACGTCCACGCCGAGTACCGCGAGGCCCTCGAACGCGTCGGCGAGCGCGAGAACGCGTTCGACATCCTGAAAGGCGTGAAGGGGCTGTCGTCGACGAACAAGACTCCCGAGGCGATCGACAAGGGGATCCTCCGCTCCAAGCACGGCGTCTCCGCGTTCAAGGACGGCACCGTCCGCTACGACATGACGGACCTCCCGGTCACCGCGGTCCGCCCCGAGGAACTCGACGTCTCCGTCGACCAGTTCCGACAGCTCGGGTACGAGGAGGACATCCACGGCGACCCCCTCCGCCACGACGACCAGCTGGTCGAGCTGAAGGTGCAGGACGTCGTCCTCTCGGACGGCGCGGCCGAGCACCTTCTCAAGACCGCCGACTTCGTCGACGACCTGCTCTCCCAGTTCTACGGTCTCGACCCCTACTACGAACTGGACGAGCGCGACGACCTCGTCGGCGAGCTCGTCTTCGGGATGGCCCCGCACACCAGCGCGGCCGTCGTCGGGCGCGTCATCGGCTTCACCAGCGCGGCGGTCGGGTACGCACACCCGTTCTTCCACGCGTCGAAACGCCGGAACTGCTTCCACCCGGAGACGAAGGTCTGGTACGAGGACGAAGAGGGTGAGTGGTACTACAAGTCGATCCAGTCGCTCGTCGAAGACCGTCTCGACGATCCGGAGGAGGACGACTTCGGCACGCTCGTTCGGGAGTTAGACGGTGACGTGCACGTTCCGTCCGTGGACGAAGATGGAACGCTGCGTCGCAAGCGCGTCGAGGCCGTATCGAAACACCCGTCACCGGACCACCTCGTCGAGATCGAGACGCGGAGCGGGCGGGAGATCAGCCTGACGCCCGACCACGATGTCCACGTGTTCGACGGCGACGGCATCGCCTCCAAGCGAGCCTCGGAACTGTCTGAGGACGATTCGGTCGTAAAGCCGAGCCATCTGGATTCGATCGAACCGGCGGAGACGCCGCCCGTGTTCGATCTCCTCGCGGAGTGTCTGGAAGTCGGCGAGATAGAACCGGACCGCCTGATGGTTCACGGCCTCGGCAAGGACCGACTCTACGACCTCTTCGAAGAGGCATTCGCGGACCAGTGGGACGGTCAGTTCTACCCGCTGTACTCGACTGCGGAACGCCTTGGGATCAACAAAAAGACACTGAGTAACTACCTCTATCGTGAGAGTATTCCGGTAAGCGTCATCTCGGAATGTTTCGACTCGACGTCGGAACTGCTCGAATGGGTACCCGATGACGTCGAACTGGGGATGAAACGTGATTCGACGACGATCGATCGGCGGATCGAAGTGAACGAACGCGTCGCGACGCTTCTGGGCTACTACGCCGGCGAGGGATTCGCACGGGTTCAGGACACGCCGAAAGGCGCGATCCATCAGACGACCATCTGCGGGACGGAATCCGAAGCCAGACAGTTCTTTGAACACGTGATCGCGGAGGAGTTCGGCGTCGAACCGTACCGCGAGAATCACGCGAAGATAACGGCTTCGGGTCGGCTTCTACGGGTCTTCTTCGACACTACGCTCTCTGCCGGCGTCACTGCTGACTCGAAGCGTGTCCCGCAGTGTATCTTCGACGCGCCGGACGAGATCGTTGCCGCCTATCTGCGCGGGTACTTCAGCGGCGACGGCTCCGTCGCCTCGAACGCGCTGGAGGTGTCGGCGACCACTGTCAGCCGAGAGCTCAAAGAGGATCTCGTTGCATTACTGACTCGACTCGGGATCACGGCGCGCGTCGACGAACGCGACCCCGTTCGGCTCTGTGAGAAGTTCCCCGACTCCTACGAGATCGACGATGAGTCGCTGTCGGCGCGACGGTACGTGCTGCGTATCTCCACCGACGATGCTGTCGCGTACTCGAACCGCGTGGGGTTCCACCTCTCTCGCAAGTCCGACCTGCTGAAGGCACAAGTCGACGACATCGCCACGAGGGGCAGACGAGTGTTCGACGGCGGCGACGGCGACTACCTCGCCGAGCCGATCGCGTCGGTCGATGTCGTCGAGTCCGATGTCGATCACACCTACTGTCTCACGGTCGAGGACACACACTCGCTCGTCGCGAATGACTTGTCACAAAAGCAATGTGACGGCGACGAGGACTGCGTAATGCTCCTGCTCGACGGCCTGCTCAACTTCAGCAAGTCCTACCTCCCCGACCAGCGCGGCGGCCAGATGGACGCGCCCCTCGTCATGTCCTCGCGCATCGACCCCTCGGAGATCGACGACGAGGCGCACAACATGGATGTCGTCTCGCGGTACCCCAAGGAGTTCTACGAGGCGACCCGGGAGATGGCCGACCCCGAGGCGGTCGACGTCGAGATCGCGGAGGACACGCTCGGCACCGACGAGGAGTACGCCGGGTTCGAGCACACCCACGACACGACGGACCTCGCGATGGGGCCGGACCTGTCGGCGTACAAGACGCTCGGTTCGATGATGGACAAGATGGACGCCCAGCTGGAGCTGTCCCGGAAGCTCCGCGCCGTCGACGAGACCGACGTCGCGGAGCGCGTCATCGAGTTCCACTTCCTCCCGGACCTCATCGGGAACCTCCGGGCGTTCTCGCGCCAGGAGACGCGGTGTCTGGACTGCGGCGAGAAGTACCGGCGGGTGCCGCTCTCGGGCGACTGCCGGGAGTGCGGCGGCGACGTGACGCTCACCGTCCACGAGGGGTCGGTGAACAAGTACATGGACACCGCGATCCAGGTGGCCGAGGAGTACGGCACCCGCGACTACACGAAACAGCGGCTCGAGGTGCTGGAGAAGTCGCTAGAGAGCATCTTCGTCAACGACAAGAACAAGCAAACGGGCATCGCGGACTTCATGTAG
- a CDS encoding DUF7130 family rubredoxin-like protein → MSGGGETPSAEGEAEAEEAVNRLDLGQVVYDADGEELGTIRGFEKGGFFVTTREGIEGLSIEHARSGHDFGEAELMWRCTECGEMGEIDEGLPDECPGCGEPKEALMYWTED, encoded by the coding sequence ATGTCTGGAGGAGGGGAAACACCGAGCGCGGAGGGAGAAGCGGAAGCAGAAGAAGCAGTCAACCGACTCGACCTCGGTCAGGTCGTCTACGACGCGGACGGCGAGGAACTGGGGACGATCCGCGGTTTCGAGAAGGGCGGCTTCTTCGTCACCACCCGCGAGGGCATCGAGGGCCTGAGTATCGAACACGCCCGGTCCGGGCACGACTTCGGCGAGGCCGAACTGATGTGGCGCTGCACCGAGTGCGGCGAGATGGGCGAGATAGACGAGGGGCTGCCCGACGAGTGTCCCGGTTGCGGCGAGCCGAAGGAGGCGCTGATGTACTGGACGGAGGACTGA
- a CDS encoding aldehyde ferredoxin oxidoreductase family protein, producing the protein MLHSKGPLLTVDVGEQSAETTDVDDVLSSFIGGRGVGTKLAHDRIPFDADPLGPENGLFFATGPMQTSNMSFTGRTNCTTLSPLTDGLLSSNAGGFMSRHLADTGYSAVEITGESDELVIVHVRDDGVEFEEVPDLAGATVPQVTEHVEGRDEDLDAENVAAIGPAGENLVRFAAIMTTERRAFGRGGLGAVFGAKNVKAVTFAGDSRPEIEVDPVQMDVHREAATSDHIMKRQGTTSVTDYANQVEALPTRYFSELSFEGVENVNGDRVEEKKFEKGTCSACAFACKLPTRDEERGIETEGPEYETLMAFGPNAGIDDIVDVMQSNELCDTLGLDTISCGDTVSAYLAAEEEFGNAELVHELVEKIAYREGEGDLLAEGIDRVHEELGVENWSVKGMEFPAHDGRTLNGQGLGFATSNRGADHMYATFYAYEYPLVDADSAYEMTGLDDKPPELVRQENKRALEDCGVVCRFSRDMLDAERFEALFDADFEDLLSVGARVIDLERHFNNQRGFDRSDDRLPYDIDGFDAALDEYYEVRGWNDDGTVSAAGGSSAAPADD; encoded by the coding sequence ATGCTTCACTCGAAGGGGCCGCTTCTGACGGTCGACGTCGGCGAGCAGAGCGCGGAGACGACCGACGTCGACGACGTGCTCTCGTCGTTCATCGGCGGCCGCGGCGTCGGGACGAAACTGGCGCACGACCGGATCCCGTTCGACGCCGACCCGCTCGGCCCGGAGAACGGCCTGTTCTTCGCGACCGGGCCGATGCAGACGTCGAACATGAGCTTCACCGGGCGGACGAACTGCACCACGCTCTCGCCGCTGACGGACGGCCTGCTCTCGTCGAACGCGGGCGGGTTCATGTCTCGCCACCTCGCGGACACGGGCTACTCGGCGGTCGAGATCACGGGCGAGAGCGACGAACTGGTGATCGTCCACGTCCGCGACGACGGGGTGGAGTTCGAGGAAGTCCCCGACCTGGCCGGCGCGACCGTGCCGCAGGTGACCGAGCACGTCGAGGGGCGCGACGAGGACCTGGACGCCGAGAACGTCGCCGCCATCGGTCCCGCGGGCGAGAACCTCGTCCGGTTCGCCGCCATCATGACCACCGAGAGGCGGGCGTTCGGCCGCGGCGGCCTCGGCGCGGTGTTCGGCGCGAAGAACGTGAAGGCGGTCACGTTCGCGGGCGACTCCCGGCCGGAGATCGAGGTCGACCCGGTCCAGATGGACGTCCACCGCGAGGCGGCGACGAGCGACCACATCATGAAGCGGCAGGGGACGACCAGCGTCACCGACTACGCGAACCAGGTCGAGGCGCTGCCGACGCGGTACTTCTCGGAGCTCTCCTTCGAGGGCGTCGAGAACGTCAACGGCGACCGCGTCGAGGAGAAGAAGTTCGAGAAGGGCACCTGCTCGGCCTGCGCGTTCGCCTGCAAGCTCCCGACCAGAGACGAGGAGCGAGGGATCGAGACCGAGGGACCGGAGTACGAGACGCTCATGGCGTTCGGCCCGAACGCGGGGATCGACGACATCGTCGACGTGATGCAGTCGAACGAGCTCTGTGACACCCTCGGGCTGGACACTATCTCCTGCGGCGACACGGTGTCCGCGTATCTCGCCGCGGAGGAGGAGTTCGGCAACGCGGAGCTCGTCCACGAACTCGTCGAGAAGATCGCCTACCGCGAGGGGGAGGGCGACCTGCTCGCGGAGGGAATCGACCGCGTCCACGAGGAGCTGGGCGTCGAGAACTGGTCGGTGAAGGGGATGGAGTTCCCCGCCCATGACGGCCGGACGCTGAACGGGCAGGGGCTCGGCTTCGCCACGTCGAACCGCGGCGCGGACCACATGTACGCAACGTTCTACGCCTACGAGTACCCGCTCGTCGACGCCGACTCGGCGTACGAGATGACGGGGTTAGACGACAAGCCGCCTGAACTCGTCCGCCAGGAGAACAAGCGCGCGCTGGAGGACTGCGGCGTCGTCTGTCGGTTCTCTCGCGACATGCTCGACGCGGAGCGGTTCGAGGCGCTGTTCGACGCCGACTTCGAGGACCTGCTCTCCGTCGGCGCGCGCGTCATCGACCTCGAACGCCACTTCAACAACCAGCGCGGCTTCGACCGGTCCGACGACCGACTCCCCTACGACATCGACGGCTTCGACGCCGCGCTCGACGAGTACTACGAGGTGCGCGGCTGGAACGACGACGGTACCGTCTCGGCGGCTGGCGGCTCCTCGGCCGCGCCCGCCGACGACTGA